ATCACTCTTATCGAAGATAGTGCAGAGAGTCTAGGAAGCTATTACATCCAAAAAGATCAAGCAATCCATACTGGACTTAAAGGGCTAGCTAGTGCTTTTAGCTTCAATGGCAACAAAACAATCACATGCGGAGGCGGAGGTATTATCCTCACAGATAATCAAAAACTTGCCCAGAAGCTAAAACACATCACCACAACAGCCAAGATTCCCCATCCCTACGAATATTATCACGATGAACTGGGCTTCAATTATCGCCTACCCAATCTCAATGCTTCACTCGCCCTAGCCCAACTCGAACAACTCCCCAAATTTCTTGCCAATAAGTCTAAGATCGCCAAAGCTTATGAGGAATTTTGCCTAACTCATGGGATCGATTTTATATCTGCACGCGATGGCACCAAACCAAACTTTTGGCTCAATGCAATCAAGCTCAAAAATCTAGAAGAAAGAAATGCTTTCTTGGAACAAAGCAACGCTCAAGGGATCATGACACGCCCCATTTGGAAGCTCAATCATCAAAATCCTGCATACAGTCACTGCCAACATGACAATCTTGCAAACTCACTCTTTTTGCAAGATCGCATTGTCAATCTTCCAAGTGGAGTCAATCTAGGATACAATTCTTCAATATCAATCAAATAAGGAAAAATATGCATTCACAAATTCAAAATATTATCTATAAAGCCCTTCAAAATCTTGCTGAAGAGCTCGAAAATGATGCACTTACAAATCCAAATGAAGAAACAAAAATCTATGGTGTAGATGGCGCTTTAGATTCCCTATCTTTAGTGAGCTTTATTGCAGATATTGAAGAAATGGTTGAAGAAGAACTTGGAGAAAATATCACTTTGGCCGATGAGAAAGCAATGAGCTCACAAAACTCTCCTTTCAAAAATGTTTCCTCTCTTACTCAATACATTCAAAATTTGATTCAAAAATAATCAAATGAAAGTCTTTATTATCACTGGCACACGAAAAGGCATTGGAAAAGAGCTCGCTTTATATTTCCTGAAAGAAGGACACATTGTCTGTGGTTGCTCAAGAGGAAAAAGCAGTATCGATCACTCAAGCTATCATCATTTTGAGCTTGATGTCAATAACGAAGAGCAAGTTATCAATATGGTCAAAACAATCAAAAAGCAATTTGGAAGGATTGATATTTTGCTCAATAATGCAGGAATCGCCTCAATGAACCATATCCTACTTACTCCCTATCAAACCATGAAGAATGTTTTTTCAACAAATGTTTTTGGAACATTTCTTTTTATACGGGAAGTTGGAAAAATCATGAGTCAATCTGCACGAATACTCAAAAAACAAGGGGAAATCCCTCACTTCCGCATTGTAAATTTCTCAACAGTTGCTGTGCCTCTAAGACTTGAAGGGGAAGCGATCTATGCAAGTTCAAAATCCGCGATTGCCAATTTAACGCAAGTCGCAAGTTTTGAACTATCTGAGTTTGGAATCACTGTCAATGCAATTGGTCCAAC
The DNA window shown above is from Helicobacter kayseriensis and carries:
- a CDS encoding SDR family NAD(P)-dependent oxidoreductase; translation: MKVFIITGTRKGIGKELALYFLKEGHIVCGCSRGKSSIDHSSYHHFELDVNNEEQVINMVKTIKKQFGRIDILLNNAGIASMNHILLTPYQTMKNVFSTNVFGTFLFIREVGKIMSQSARILKKQGEIPHFRIVNFSTVAVPLRLEGEAIYASSKSAIANLTQVASFELSEFGITVNAIGPTPIPTDLIKNVPKHKIDALLQRQAIKRFGTFQDCLNVIKFFIDERSDFVSGQIIYLGGVNG
- a CDS encoding LegC family aminotransferase, with protein sequence MTLSPLFDFIRSLYGKTKAETIPLHEPKFLGNEKKYLLECIDSGFVSSVGKFVNRFEEEMARFCGSQYAIATSNGTSALHAILHAIGTNQECEVITQSLTFIATSNAIAYTGAKPIYVDVDLDSLSLSPSALEKFLHLHGQKEENHTINKHTRKIIKACVPMHTFGHPAKIEEISRICKEWHITLIEDSAESLGSYYIQKDQAIHTGLKGLASAFSFNGNKTITCGGGGIILTDNQKLAQKLKHITTTAKIPHPYEYYHDELGFNYRLPNLNASLALAQLEQLPKFLANKSKIAKAYEEFCLTHGIDFISARDGTKPNFWLNAIKLKNLEERNAFLEQSNAQGIMTRPIWKLNHQNPAYSHCQHDNLANSLFLQDRIVNLPSGVNLGYNSSISIK